The stretch of DNA aatacagacatgagggcatcatgatcattcttagaacagcaacttatataaatCTTGtgatataatttcttatgctagagtaataatttcaatcacaatttcaagtatgaatcagaaacttcattgacaactaacaaactataatctcagtcattggagaaattgcaatttatcataacataggaaagagtcaatatataagagcctttcagcaagtccacatactcaactatcatatagtctttcacaattgctgacactcacgcaatacttatgggtatggggttttaatcggacacagagaaaaaTAGGGGCTTATatttttgcctcccaacattttacctcaagggtaatgtcaacaataatagttcatgaaaactcacatctaattagccatatatactaggatctttccaacatactgtgcttgccaaaggataaaatgtaaaaaggaagggtgaagatcaccatgactcttatgcaatgtaggatataaaagtaaaagataggcccttcacagagggaagcagaggttgtcatgtgcttttatgatTGGATGCAcaaaaatcttaatgcgaaagaacgtcactttatattgtgacttgtgatatggacctttattatgcagtctgtcgcttttatttcttccatatcacacgatcgtataaagcttatttatcccacactaataagtcatacatatttagagagcaatttttattgcttgcaccaatgacaacttacttggaggatcttactcaatccataggtaggtatggtggactctcatggcaaaactggtttaagggtatttggaagcacaagtagtatctctacttggtgcgatgaatttggctagcatgagagggaaaggcaagctcaaccatgttggatgatccaagaccatataatttatctcagatgtaagaaaacataacccattacgttgtcttccttgtccaatgtcaactctttagcatgtcatattttaatgagtgctcacaatcataaaagatgtccaagatagtatatctatatgtgaagaccactctttctttattacttcctattaattgcaacgatgatcaaaactatgtttgtcaactctcaacaacttttattcatcatatttttctatgtgagctcattactctccatgagatccatatgatctctttgtttctttttatttctttctcttttcttttattcacttaagatcatggaaaaataatcaagcccttgactcaacactaatctttattatatagctcacgaacttgattacatagaggaattataaagcaaaactcatgactagatcatactaagaacttttattctactagatcaagatattaccaaaaggatcgaactaagaaaaacggtaaagataaaagtgatggtgatacgataccggggcactcccccaagcttggcagttgccaaggggagtgcccatacccgatgctcagttcttctttgttggtggagacggtgatggttttgttgatggcgtaggttTCTTCCTTAATTTACGCgcgaggacagaattttggtcccttaggtcctcgatctcctacTCCAGGCttagtatctttttgcatagttcctgtttgttttcctgcaagaggcgaaaagggataaactcgatcttaggtttctttactctatcagggaggcttgactttttgaactccacatgcatgtccccaggttgaggtagtgggatttcatcttcatctgagctcgtctcctcctttcccttaggttcatagtcctcttcttctgtagtccaaccacaatgctccacatccccatagactttaggatctgcaaggtaatcagccacatagctctctctttccgaatcctgggacgacatgtttctcaaatctgcagcaggacagctcgaaacaaagaaaggagatttttgcgtgatacgggagtcaaaacctccgggagattatataatgattttttaccgaccaaaatacgtaacatgtaagaaaacggagtccggagagcacacgaggtgcccacgaggtagggggcgcgccctccaccctcgtggagcccttgtgtccttccggactgctacttatttttctatgtttctaaatatttcaaaacggagaaatattgccttaaaaactgttttggagtcggtttacttaccgtaccacatacctattccttttcggagtctgaaacgtttcggaaagtgtcccttatgtattcctccggggttacggtatcaataacattggtttcaacatttatgggattacctgagatataatgtttgattctttgaccgttcaccaccttcggatttgtgccttcaaaattgttgatttttatggcaccggaacgatagacctcctcgataacgtaaggaccttcccatttagagagaaattttcctacaaaaaatcttaaacgagagttgtatagcaatacataatcacctacattaaactcacgcttttgtatccttttatcatgccatattttaactttttctttaaacaacttggcattttcgtaggcttaggttctccattcatcgagtgagctaatatcaaataacctcttctcaccggcaagtttaaaatcataattgagctctttaatagcccaatatgccttgtgttctagttcgagaggtaagtgacatgcttttccataaaccattttatacgaagacatacccataggatttttatatgcagttctataggcccataatgtatcatcaagtttcttggaccaattctgtctagatctattaacagtcttttgcaaaattaatttgagttctccattactcaattctacttgaccactagactgagggtgataagggggtgcaattctatgattaacatcatatttagcaagcattttacggaaggcaccatgaataaaatgtgaaccaccatcggtcattaaatatctagggactccaaaccttggaaaaataacttctttaagcattttaatagaagtgttatgatcatcactactagttggaatagcttctacccacttagtaacgtaatcaacagcaactaaaatatgtgtatatccattagaggaaggaaaatatcccatataatcaaagccccaaacatcaaatggttcaataacgagtgaataattcataggaatttcttgacgtctactaacgttaccaattctttgacattcatcacaagataagacaaacttacggacatctttgaagagagtaggctaataaaaaccaaatcgcaataccttatgtgcagttctatctccagcatggtgtcctccataagcttcggagtgacacttgcgtaggatctattcctgttcatgctcaggtacacaacgtctaataacaccatctactccttctttataaagatgtgggtcatcccaaaagtaatgcctcaaatcatagaagaacttttttcttttgctggtatgtgaaactaggtggtataaacttagcaacaatgtaattagcataatcagcacaccatggagcagtatgagaagtatttatgacatttaattgctcattaggaaatctatcatcaataggtagtgggtcatcaagcacattttctaacctagacaagttgtctgcaacggggttctcagctccctttatatcaacaatatgtaagtcaaattcttgtagcaagagaacccatctaataagtctaggtttagcatctttcttttccataagatatttaatagcagcatgatcagtgtgaatagttactttagaatcaacaatataaggtctgaacttatcacaagcaaatacaactgctaagaattctttttcagtagtagcataatttctttgagcattgtctagagttttactagcatattgaataacatttaatttcttatcaactctttgccctagaacaacacctacagcataatcactagcatcactcataatttcaaagggtaaattccaatcaggtggctgaacaataggtgcagagattaatgctttcttaattatttcaaatgcttctacacaatcatcatcaaagacaaatggtatatctttttgtaataaattagtcaaaggctgagaaatttttgagaagtccttaatgaacctcctataaaatccggcatgaccaaggaaacttcttatacctttgatgtccttgggacatggcatcttctcaatagcatcaaccttggctttatcaacctcaatacctctttcggaaactttatgccccaagacaataccttcattaaccataaagtggcacttttcccaattcaagacaagattagtttcttcacatctctgcaaaactcgatcaaggttgctcaagaaatcatcaaaagaagatccatagacggagaaatcgtccatgaaaacctcacaaatcttttcacaaaagtaagagaatatagccatcatgcatctttgaaaggtagcaggtgcattacataaacaaaaaggcatacgtctataagcaaaagtaccaaaatgtcaagtaaaagtagtctttgattgatctttggctgacacatgtatttgggagaaaccagaataaccatctagaaagcaaaaatgtgtatgtttggataatctttctagcatttgatcgataaaaggtaaggggtaatgatcctttttagtggccttatttaatttgcaaaaatcaattaccatcctacaacctataataattctttgaggaatcaattcatctttatcattagcaAAGACAataatacctctcttcttcgggacacaatggacaggacttacccactgactatcagcaacgggatagattgtaccttcctcaaggagctttagtatttcctttcttaccacttctttcattttaggattcagccgtcgttgatgatcacgaactggtttagcatcttcttccaaatttattttatgttgacatagagtgggactaatgcccttaagatcatcaagagtatacccaatagcagcacggtgcttcttcagagttttcaataacctctcttcctcatgctctgaaaggttagcactaataataacatgatatatctttttctcatcaagataagcatatttaagagtatcaggcaacagtttaagctcaaacacgggatcacccttgggtggaggaggattccctaggatttcaacaggtaaattgttttttagaataggttcctgtttaaagaatactttatctatttcccttctttcattcataaacatttcatttccatggtctagcaaatattgttctaaagaatcgctaggaggtacggcaatagaagcaagaccaataatttcatccttactagataattcttcttcacggtgccGTCTattaaatttagagaaattaaattcatgagtcatatcatctaaaccgataataacaacatcctttttgcaatctatcttagcattaacagtgtttaagaagggtctaccaaatataatgggacaaaagctatcttgtggggaaccaagaacaagaaaatcagcaggatatttagtttgcccacacaagacttcaacatctctaacaattctcattggtgaaatagtatctctattggcaagtttaattgtgacatcaatatcttctatctcagcaggtgcaatatcatgcataatttctttgtataaggcgtaaggtattgcactagcactagcacccatatcacataagccatgataacaatgatctcctattttaacagaaataacaggcatgcctaccacaagtctatttttatctttagcacaaggtttagcaattctagcagtctcatcaaggaaatgaataacatgcccatcaatattatcagacaagagatctttaacaatagcaatatcaggttcaactttaatttgctcagaaggtgtataagttttaatattgcttttacgaaccacaattgaagctttagcatgatcctttaccctaacagggaaaggtggtttctcaacataagaagtaggaacaataggatcattataagtgacaatcttttcttcaactttaataggtgcagctacttttacttccatgagaggatgatatttaaaccacttctccttggggagatcaacataagtagcaaagattcacagaaagaagctactatctcagagtcaagtccatatttagtgctaaacttacggaaaacatcggtatccataaaagatttaacacaatcaaacttaggtgtcatacctgactccttaccttcgtcgaggtccgaatcttcagagttgcgtttaattgtttccaataaatcccatttgaattcaatagtcttcattataaaagagccagcacaagaagtatcgagcatggtgcgattgttatcagaaagccgagcatataaattttgaataatcatctctcttgagagctcatgattggggatgaatataacattgatttaagcctcccccaagcttgagcgatgctttctccttcgcgaggccaaaaattatatatataattgcgatcacgatgaacaagatgcataggataaaacttctgatgaaattccaatttcaatcgtttgtaattccatgaccccatatcatcacatagcctataccatgtagATGCATCTCctttcaaagataaagggaagaccttcttcttaacaacatctccgggtacacctgcaagcttaaataatccacaaacttcatccacatatattaagtgctcattgctacctcttgagcttgtgttggatttccccgaagaggaagggatgatgcagcagagtagcgtaagtatttcccttagtttttgagaaccaaggtatcaatccagtaggacgccacgctcaagtccctcgtacctgcacaaaatgatagctactcgcaaccaacgcgattaggggttgtcaatcccttcacggtcacttacgagagtgagatctgatagatataatatttttggtatttttggtatagaaatgcaaagtgaaaagtagaaggcaaagtaaaaaaagcaaagcaagattaaagttatggagattgatatgatgagaatagactcgggggccataggtttcactagtggcttctctcaagagcataagtattctacggtgggtgaacaaattactgttgagcaattgacagaattgagcatagttatgagaatatctaggcatgatcatgtatataggcatcacgtccgtgacaagtagaccgaaatgattctgcatctactactattactccactcatcgaccgctatccagcatgcatctagagtattaagttaaaaacagagtaacgctttaagcaagatgacatgatgtagagagataaattcatgcaatatgaaataaaccccatcttgttatcctcgatggcaacgatgcaatacgtgccttgctgccccttctgtcactgggaaaggacaccgcaagatcgaacccaaagctaaacacttctcccatggcaagaactaccaatctagttggccaaaccaaatggataattcgaaaatacttgcaaagataaccaataatacataaaagaattcagagaagtttcaaatattattcatagatagacttgatcataaacccacaattcatcggtctcaacaaacacaccgcaaaaagaagattacatcgaatagatctccacaagagagggggagaactttgtattgagatccaaaaagagagaataagccatctagctactaactatggacccgaaggtctgaggtaaactactcacacttcatcggagaggctatgatgatgtagaagccctccatgatgacggccctctccggcggagcttcggaacaggccccaagatgggatctcgtggatacagaaagttgcggcggtggaattaggtttttggctcctgttttgatcgtttgggggtacgtaggtatatataggaggagggagtacgccggtggagcaccgaggggcccacgaggcagggggcgcgccccctcgtgaccgcctctctgatgccttggcgtagggtccaagtctcctagatcatgtttggtgagaaaatcatgttcccgaaggtttcattccgtttggactccgtttgatattccgtttcttcgaaacactgaaataggcaaaaaaaagcaattctgggctgggcctccggttaataggttagtcccaaaaataatataaaagtgaaaaataaagcccaatatagtccaaaacagtagataatatagcatggagcaatcaaaattatagatatgttggagacgtatcactcatcaggatgctttgttctatctcctacaaaaggattagctagcagtttttctattatacccgaaggaatttcaaggcagacattttcattttcattaggttcagtaggttgaggagaaactctttgctctactggtcggggtgaagataccctgaacaagcccctcagatgATTACTTTCCATAACAAcgagtgacagtaaatttcagcacactatataaatttttccttaccaaattccacctaccaaaggcgcttcactccccggcaacggcgccagaaaagagtcttggtgacccacaagtataggggatctatcgtagtccttttgataagtaagagtgtcgaacccaacgaggagcagaagtaAATGATAAGaagtttccagcaaggtattctctgcaagtactgaaataagtggtaacagatagttttgtgataggataatttgtaacgagcaacaagtaacaaaagtaaataaagtgcagcaaggtgggaaaatcctttttgtagcaaaggacaagcctggacaaactcttatatagagaaaagcgctcccgaggacacatgggaatatcatcaagctagtttccATCACGCTCATaagattcgcgttcggtactttgataatttggtatgtgggtggcccggtgcttgggtactgtccttacttggacaagcatcccacttatgattaacctctattgcaagcatccgcaactacaacaaaagtattaaggtaaacctaaccatagcatgaaacatatggatccaaatcagccccttacgaagcaacgcataaactagggtttaaacttctgtcactctagcaacccatcatctacttattactccccaatgcctttctctaggcccaaataatggtgaagtgtcatgtagtcgaagttcacatgacaccactagagggatgacaacatacatctcatcaaaatatcaaacgaagaccaaattcacatgactactaatagcaagagttctctcatgtcctcagaaacaaacgtaagtactcacaaagcatactcatgttcataatcagaggggtattaatatgcatataggatctaaacatatgaccaccaattaaaccaactagcgtcaactacaaggagtaattaacactactagcaacccacaggtaccaatcccggacttggagacaagaattggatacaagagatgaactagggttttgagaggagatggtgctggtgaagatgttgatggagattgccctctcctgatgaggggagcgttggtgatgacgatggcgatgatttccccctcccggagggaagttcccccggcagaacagctccgccagagccctagattggttccgtcaaggttccgcctcgtggcagcggagtttcgtccgagaagatggcttattattttttcccatcgaaagacttcatatagtagaagatgggcaccggagggccaccagggggcccacgaggtagggggcgcgcccaggggggtagggcgcgcccccaccctcgtgggcagggtgtggcccccctggtgaacttcttccgctgagtattatatatatatatatattgaaaacgtcttccgtgaagtttcaggacttttggagctgtgcagaataggtctctaatatttgctccttttctagcccagaatcccaactgccggcattctccctctttatggaaaccttgtaaagtaagagagaataggcataagtattgtgacatattgtgtaataacagcccataatgcaataaatatcgatataaaagcatgatgcaaaatggacgtaccACCCGTCGTCGGCAAACCCTAGCCACCCAAGCTGTGCCAAATGGGGCCTTCTCCAGCGCCGGAAGCAGCAGCAAGGCCAAGGACAAGGCCCCCGACGTCCCTTTCCCCTCGGAGTTCCtcccgcctccgccgccaccggCTCGCCGGCAGAGGCAGCGCGTGAACGTGCCAGTGCACCAGGCGGAGTGACACTGGCAGCACCGCATGCCTCTGCCGTACCCCGACGTCACCCTGCCGCACGGCTGGCATCTAGATTCAGAGGGGAACCCAGTGCCGGCGGCGCCGCGGTCGGCTAGGGCACACGtggaggaggtgcggcgccgGCGGGCGCTGCTGACGCCGGAGCAGCACCGCGACGCCACCTACGCATCTGACTTGCCGAACTGGAAGAGGTGTTTCGCCTTCGAGCACGAGGAGGCGAGGCAACGCGGCGTGCGCGAGGTCGAAGGCAGCGTGCCACCGTCCACGCTCGTCGTCCGCGAGGAGGACCAGGCGGCGGAGGACGCCTATCAGGCGGCCCCTGCGGCGGTCTACCGCGAtagcgaggaggacgagcggcgcaggatggaggcggtggaggaagaggaggctCAGTATGAGGTGGCCCTAGCGCAGGCCATTGCCCTCTCCACGACCGACGACTGTGTGCTGCCGCCAGTGGCCCCACCGTCCCCTCCCCGACGCCGCGTCAAGGCCGACCCGAAGCCGCAGCCAGAGCCCGAGTCGGAGCCATCCCCCATCAAGCGCTACTCCTGGACGGGAGTACTGCGCGAGTGGGTGTCCGCGCCACCAGTTTGGATGGGGGCGACGCCGGCGCAGGAGGCGACGTACCTCGAGATGTGGCACCAGCGATGGCTGGCCGAGGAACGCCGTCGCGGCGAGTACGAGGAGATGctcgagcgcgacctcgaggagGAGCAGCGCGATActgaggaggaggcgcgccaggccgCGCCTGCACAGGCGGCCGCACAGCCCCCCACGACGGCACTGCTCGCGCTGGCATAGCCCCCCGCGCCGGCACTGCCCATGCCGGAACAGCTGCCCGCGGCCAACATCGCCACGACTTGGAACAAGACGTTCCCTTGGGCCGGCCCTGCGCTGACGCTCATCGACCTCACCGAccccgaggacgacgacgacgcctAAAGCAGCGCGCCGCCTCGTAGTTTAGTTTGTTTTAATGCTAATGTGGGCACGTGGACTCTCGCCGGCCTTCCTTTCCTGCTTTAATGTTTAATTAAGTTGTTTTTATTTTAAATATGCATGCACAGTTTTTTTTTGTCGACGCTGTTAAAATGGGTCGGGCAAGCGTTGGGCGCATACGCCGACTCAAACGCGGATGCGGACGTCCTTGTGCGCATGGCCGACCAAAACGAACAAACAAATAAAATTGTGGTTCTTTTGGGTCGgtccattagagttgctttaataATATGCTTAGAAGGAGCGGGGTCCAAGTAGATGGCTGTGAGCCGTCAGTTCAAATTGTGCATGCAGTTTGGGCCGATGTCGTAGCAGGTGACGGCAGGCGATTTCGACTAGTCTAGTAGAGATCGCATCGCCAAGTTTAATCCGGGCCTGGATTGTGCCACGGAATGCAAACAAATCGCTCCGGTGCAGCCAAGATGACCACACTCTACGCAAGGCCGCTATAAATATCCAAACCTCCTCAACATGAGACAACACATCAGCGCACGACGTACTCTTAACGCCGATCGAGCTCAAAGTTACCGGCCATGGCTGCCGAGAGCCCAGCGTACTACTGGCCCCTCCTGCCTCTCCTTATAGTCGTAGTAACCGTGCTCTACCTGGCGGGGGTGTTCCGCAGCCGCAGGAGGTCGGCCGGCCAGCAACGGTTTCCTCCGGGGCCATGGGCGCTGCCGGTGATCGGCCACCTGCACCACCTGGCCGGCTCGTCGGTCCCGCCGCACCACGCCATGCGCGACCTGGCTCGGCGCCACGGCCCGCTCATGCTGCTCAAGTTCTGCCAGCTCCCCGTGCTGGTGGCCACCTCCCCGGACGCGGCGCGCGAGATCATGAAGACCCACGACGTGGCCTTCGCGTCGCGGCCCCTCAGCCCGACCATGCAGCTCTTCCTGCGTGGCTCCGAGGGCCTCGTCTTCGCGCCATACGGCGACGGCTGGCGGCAGCTCCGCAAGATCTGCACCCTCGAGCTCCTCAGCAACCGCCGCGTCCACTCCTTCCGCGCTGTCAGAGCGGAGGTGCTTGGACGCCTCCTCCGCTCCGTCGCGTCGGCGGCATCGGCGTCGGCGTCCATGAACTTGACCAGGGGGCTAGCCTCGTTCGTCGCGGACTCCTCGGTGCAAGCCATGATCGGCCGCTTGAGGAGCGACGACCGTGACACTCTGTTTACGCTGCTGCGGGAGGGGTTTAAGATCGTGCCGGGGATGACCCTGCCGGACCTTTTCCCGTCGTCACGGCTCGCCATGCTCCTCAGCCGCGTGCCCGCCAGGATCCAGCACCGCAACAAACGCATGGCCGCCTTCATGGACTCCGTCATCCAGCAGCACCGGGACAAGAAGAGATCAACAGC from Triticum urartu cultivar G1812 chromosome 3, Tu2.1, whole genome shotgun sequence encodes:
- the LOC125547929 gene encoding premnaspirodiene oxygenase-like — its product is MAAESPAYYWPLLPLLIVVVTVLYLAGVFRSRRRSAGQQRFPPGPWALPVIGHLHHLAGSSVPPHHAMRDLARRHGPLMLLKFCQLPVLVATSPDAAREIMKTHDVAFASRPLSPTMQLFLRGSEGLVFAPYGDGWRQLRKICTLELLSNRRVHSFRAVRAEVLGRLLRSVASAASASASMNLTRGLASFVADSSVQAMIGRLRSDDRDTLFTLLREGFKIVPGMTLPDLFPSSRLAMLLSRVPARIQHRNKRMAAFMDSVIQQHRDKKRSTACNDGGEEHTEDLLDVLLRLQDDMDSQYPLTTENIKLVIIDMISASSETTSTTLVWAMAELLRKPAAMRRAQDEVRRQLDGHRRVTEDGLADLHYLRLVIKETLRLHPPVMLIRECGPRQQVLGFDVPQGAMVLVNAWAMGRDPAHWDSAEEFLPERFENCGAPDFKGTDFEFLPFGAGRRICPGVSFGLVHLELALAALLFHFDWKLPDGMVPEELDMTEEAGLTTRRRAELLVFAVPHVPVPTTDQ